The DNA window GTAGTTCAGACTGGACTCCAGGCGTTCGTGCTCTTCTGCTGTGAGACTCTGATCCAGGAGGGGCGCTGTGGAGGTCGACAGAATGTAGTACAGCGTGTTGTTGACTGTACGACTGGACGGAGTATGGGTGTCTGTGATCTTTCTGATTTCAACACCTGTAAAGAAGCAAAGGActttaaaacatttccttttgaGTTCTTAAATCAAGTGAACACATGAAAAGAAACCTTAAAGGAGTCACATTATACTTAACCTGTTAACACGCACCTGGACACCGACGcactgaactctctttgtttggatgtgtcaatgtttacgaatagattaaatgaaacaggacaaaattaatcttgacaaactatatatgattataaagatcaaagcctcaagcatcgatgagagatcgctgtttttcaatggaaagcttataaagaatgtatttcaGGGCTCTAGTGTGTAACCAATTTGGTTGCACatgcgacctaatttctcaatagtgcgactaaaaaaaatcagaggtcgcaCCGGTGAGACCAGCCGTtcgaggggaaaaaaagtctccGCAGCtttgaaagtctccctgtggttcaacaacagacactagagccctgcatttcagcccgagcccgacagaccccgacttttttacgcccctcgagccgggctttcgggataattttcacgtcatagttcaggcTCAAGCTTGCAGCAAAGTACTGGCAAAAGTAATTACTATAAATGTgacgggggaaatagtaaggagatatttgaattatttactaataaacaagtgttttctgagtctgtgtcgcaaggatgaagttgctgatcctgactcgccatctcattagaagcgcctttagagagaagttcATTTtcacggattatgattataatgaaatagtttttgttttcgatttgttttatttcgttaagtaatcatttaaagctttctatagatatatttatcatgtctgtgaggcatgatttcactgagtttcggttcattttggACTCCTGTTAATGATGAGATGCAGAAAGcgcatcgtgtttgttttctttattttataaaagcacaacgttttgttgatattgtgagtgcacacaaataaaagaccctttgcagttacaaatgatgtattactctttcctttatgtgcaaaaatgacagcgtatctactgaaaaaaaaaatgcaagtgatcacgctggcgtctccatgtcctgaagtgtctccgcacaaactattggatatagcgcacatttatctgggtctaacattTAAaccattgttatatgcttgaactgttttatatctatagattttattttaggcgagtcatgatgatttgagaaggctaaattgatcaaacataggctcactgtctaacgatggccgcttggtcgttactttaaaaaaaaaaaaaaaaaaaaaactaaaacttatatttaacaaaaaaaaaatccaaaaaactttctaaaaaaacttaacttaataaaaaaactaaatgaaatataatcactttgctattacatacaaaactgaactattttaatagcggagacagtagtataagctgtttagggactgtttagctgttcagatcagacactagagcatcccttcattcagacacagtggaagctCTGATTTGATTACCAACTTTAACTTTTTTGAGTTACAACTGAAgctgagctgtgtgtgtttgatgagtAAAGACAAACATTGGTTCTTGCATGTTTGAGCTTCCGTTTACCACATTTAATGTGcgtaagaaaaaaattacatgcaaaaatgtaatgAGTACTTTTCAAGTTGAAATAAAgtacaaatcccccaaaataatacttaagtacagtGATCCAGTAAAATTACTCAAGTCTTTTACAACCCTGCAAACACATATGAAATGAGTAACAGCAAAGACACTTAAaggcccaatcccaattctaCCCCTTAGCCCTTCCACTTTTCCCTAGAGGTAGGGGTGTCTTGATTCTCTTTTGGTTGATGGGGTAGGGGAAGGTCCAGATAGCCCTTCAAATGGAGATTTTTCAGGACCACACTTCAAACGAAGGGGTGTGAATTATCTCAGCGTAAACCGGCTTCAGCGGCAATATGGCTGCCCAAGTgaacaaaaagacacataaatgtaagcatgtttagcattaataaagattttaacaaaaagtaatcaattgTTTTGTTATATTCAATCGTGAGTTCATATTTACGGTAATGTTActcaaagaaatgtttgcaaaaaaaaaaaaaaaattgctaaaatttgCAAACGTCATATCATTACAGACTGCACGATAGTGCCAcaacatattttcatgtctgaTCAGGGCgataaccaccatagacattgaggAGGGCTAGTACCCCAAGTAATTATAAATTGCCAATTTGAAAGagagcaagacagagagagagatgaaagctGCTTGTATGCGTGTTTCTCTTTTTAGAGTgagtttactttaaaaacagcgattttatcCTCTCGttgctggaaaatataatgtagcaattcagtatttaaactgttattaataaaagtcgtGGGGCAATGTTGACAAGTTTCTTTGCTCCTGGATGTGTGAGctgctgtgtgtgtcagtaagcagCGTATTGATATAGAACggtaattaaaggggtcatatgatgtgatttcaatttttcttttctctttgaagtgttaaaaGCTGTTGGTGCATGAagatgatctgtaaagttgcaaagactaaagtctcaaatccaaagagatattctttatcaaagttaagactctgccacgcccccctaaaacggctcattcaaacacgcccccacatatctatgtcactatgtggaaatatttacgtaatgccacccaaatgttcacgcaaagaaagaaggcatggtttcagtaactgcagttagtgttgaagcagccatgtcagggagatgctgtgtgtatctaggcgaaagcaaaagcactttatttggccttccgaaagtagatgcatttaggaatcaagattacttacaacagaacagcaacgcattttatggatgactgtttcgtgaacctagaagaggaggtaattctgacttttataaAACAATCTGCCACTTACTGTTCAAATGCGTAGTTTTGCACGTTGTGtgtgttaattgtttgtttacacactgttttgttctttctttttgaagagtgatagtgtgtgagtgtgtgtgtgtgagagagagagagagagagagagagagagagagagaggggaattAGGACAGTACCCATTATTAATTAGTATTCAGAAGAGAGTTGTGAAATTCCACCAGCACCTGAAATGCGGTGATCCGAGCTCTTATCAGGTTGAAGTCCTGCAGTGGCAGGAGCAGAACCTGCAGAAGAGTGCACTTCTACAGCTGGTGCTCAAACCACACTCAAACCAGCACAGCACAATCCGGCCAAACCAAAACacagttacaaaaacaacattacattgcttattaaaaaaagatgCCACTAAAGTACAAAAGAAAATGGAGCTGTATTCAGACCTGAAAAGAGACTACAAACCAGCAGAATACTTGAGCTGTGTAAAAGATCCCAAATtaagaaaaaacacttacaaaatacAGACTGAGTGATCACTGTCTGGCTATAGAGAGTCAACGACACAGACAGAGATGGCAGCCGCGAGAACAGAGACAGTGTTCACTGTGCTCACAGAAAGAGCTGGAAACAGAGGAACATTTCTTACTGCACTGTGATTACTATCACAGCATTAGAGCTGCATATTTCCCAAAATTCctacaaattaaaccaaattttatggcattaccaaatacagaaaaattaagtcACATTTCAGAGGAAAATTCCAAAATGATCACAACAGCAACATGATCTGTATCAGCCTGTCACAAACTAAGACTGTCAGCCAGTGGACAAAACTGAAGGAAGATCATTTCTTACATGTACTGTTGtgcaaagtgttttgttttttttggggggtataaaatagaattgggatTGAGCCTTAGACTGCAGGTTGCCTTATATTTTTTGCACTGTCCCATGCAACTCATGTATGTGCAGCTGAATAAATGTGCAAAGCATTAAATCATTATACTGTAGGTGTCTCTGTGTTTTTCTAACAACAAAATAGTaaactcaattaaaaataacatttcactttGCTTTTACACTGTCTCTGGCCTTGTGAATGGACTTTGACCTCTTTTTAAACACTTGAAGGCACAAGTGAAATGTTTATACACATTTCAGATCAAATCTCCATAAactaaacagcttttttttaagccataaaacttgaacatttaaaatataagggAGACTTTTTGTATTCATGAGAGAAATTACTTTCCATTTAAAGTTACTTTCCAATTACTGTCCTTAAAGTAAAGCAAACCGTTATTGTGCAAAGTGGTATAGCATTTAGTCCCAATTTATCTTGACATGCAATCTGTCCCTGTCCTTGTGAGTGGACTCAAATCTCGTTTTGATTAAAGTTGCTGTGCTAGGTTGCGTCCTACTTGTTTTTGACCatactaaaaagaaataaagaatgcCAAAAGAGAATGCAGATGCGAATACAACACATAAAACATTGCTTTGTCAATAAATATTAAGGACATTTTATAAACTATAGCTCAGTGTGGGATTCTTCTCTTCTCTGTACTGTTAGCTGTGTCCTACACTCCTGCCTAAAACCAACcattcaggtgtttttgatgGGTGTGTCTTTATTTGTCTGAAAGTATAACAAGGAAATATACtcggaataataataataagcaaaaccTATttcctattattaatatataatataaagtgaaTTGCATCAGATGGGATTCACATGGAGagtttgcatatatatttacacataaagGGCACTTACTCGAGAAGAATTTAAgaagtgtgtgttgttgtttccAATCAGCAGCATAACCTGTCAAAGGCCAATCTGATATtgcacacacttaaaaataaaggttctttattggcatcgtTTGTtccaaaagaacctttaacatccatggaacctttcctttgtgcaaaaggttctttatagtggaaaatgttagatgtttaaaaaaaattgatcttTTAAAGAATTGTTCActgaaaatggttcttctatggttCATTGCTGCACAACtttccttttggaacctttatttttaagagtgcagtggCTGGTAGAGAAGGCCAATTTACATTACACTCAATACTTGTATTTGCTTAGTGGCAGTTTCCAGTGTTTaatatttctttgtcttttttttctggggGTGGGGTTTGAGTTCAAACTAATGTACTGTTTGTTTTCATAACACACTGAATACTTATACGATTAAGGAAAACTTGTTTGGTCATGATATTAAagattaattaaagggatagttcacccaaaaataaaaattccaaacaTATACAAGTTTCTCTCATCTATTGAACACACAAGACgttattctgaagaatgttggtagccaaacaTTTGCTGGTGGCCGTCGACTTCCATTGTATGGGAAAAAAACAAGTCAATGGCAACCAGCAAAtgtttggctaccaacattcttcaaaacatcttcttttgtgttcaacaaaagaaagaattttatacaggtttggaacaacttgaggttgagtaaatgattccacaaatttttcacttttgggtgagcTTTCGGTTTATTTCAGAactgtacaaaataaatttttgaggTGCATAGAATGAACCTAAAAtgtatatactgatatatatatatatatatatatatatatatatatatatatatatatatagatatatatatatatatatatatatatatttatatatatatatatattaaagcgaATAGCACTTTATGTAAGAGTGTGCTCAATCAACTTGCCAGATATGAAGAGATCGACCCATGCTTGCTGGTGCTCTTGCATCAATTCTTCCACATTGGCTCGGAGGACATCCACCATCTCTCTCTTGACTCCTTCTCTGAGCTTGCCGAGGGTCTCGTCCAGTTTCCCGCCCTCGGTGGGCTCCGAGGTGTGAATCACGCTCACCAGGTTTTCTGAGTATTCAGATTTGGCAGGAACCTGGATCTTGGAGCTCAGCTTCTTCGTGGCCACCACCACCAACACGGTGTCCTTCTTTTCCGTGAGCACCCGTCCCGAGAAGAGCACGAACTCCTTTTCCTCCATCTTCTCCACGGCGCTCCGAAACGACGGCGACTCCGTGGCCAGGTCAATCGAAACCGGGCGGTCTGTAGGGTTTGATATGTGAATTCTCTGAAGATAAACATTGGGTCGACGGCGATGCGCAACGAACTCCTCTCGTATGATGATGCAGTCGTGAGAAGACGCCGTCAGGATGCACCGGGAGGACAGAACAGAGCCTTTTCTGTACCACAGCATCATTCCCCGGGCTTCCGAGCTCGTTCCCGGCACCTGCAATCGCGCTATCGGCCCGTAGTCTGTTTGGTGAACCGGTGCAGAGCCCGGCTGTGAAGATGAAGCTACCCAGAGTTTGTTAGAGTCCACATCCACCAGAAAATGTCCATTACCGACCACAAACGGGACCGTTTCTTTGGTCTGGGGGGTGAGAACCACTCCCTCCCCTCGGTCCACCAACGACACCCACCTGTGAAGATCAGTCTTCAGACAAACCCCCGCCGCTCCTCCAGACTCCCTGGACATGCCGAGAAACCTCAGGAGCCCATCTGAGCTCAAGTACCAGTAGAAAATGAGGAAGAGCAGTAATCCAACCAAGACACGGCGGGCCCAGCTGCTCGAGAGCAGACCTGGCAGCCCCTTTAACCTCTGCTGAAGCCACATGATCTGTCTTTTGCTCCAAGAGCTCTTTGGCGGATTAAACATAAACCACTGCTGTTTTCCTCAGTCGATAGCAGGCTTCAGTGACTTCCTGACAGCAGTGAAAGCTGGGAGTGGCCAACAGCTCTGACAGGCATAGTAGTATTCACTTATCAAGCTTGACCTGAAGAGCAACGCGCAAAAAAGACTGAATAATTTCTTCTGTCACAGAGTGCTGAAAAACTACTTCTTCATTAAAGAAGCAAACACTTGAGTGTCGAGTTTCCGTTCAAATAAGTGCAAAACAACTCCAAACGTGTAAAAACCAGCAACTTGTAGCTGCAGAGAGTTTGCATTTATTGCAgtgttgtggttgttgttatCAGGCTACTCAACACATTTCTGCTCACCTACAAGGCGCGTTCACGCTTCCGCATTTACTTTGTCGCCTCGACGCAATGTTTGCGTCGCGTAACCGCGTGTTCCTGCGAGAGTTTATTTCGACGTCGCTTGTCTGTTTTGTTAGCTGTGTGTACATGTCACCTCTCAGCCTGCTGACATCTCTGTTTGTGGAAGGAAACCAGCAAGCTGCCGTACAAATACCGGAAGTGTCGAAGACCTGTCGTAGTTCGAGCTGGACTGAGCGCTTGAAATCGCTGTTCTAGGACCGGTCTTTAGCAGCGTGTGTCACGTCACTGCAACgtagctagaaaaaaaaaactcatccaccaccaacaaatataaaaaagaccTACCCAGCAACTGGCTTTACGGCACCTGGTGATGATGACTGCTGCCTTCGTTGTTTTTAAAACTGTGATATTTCGTTTAAAAGATGACAGTTTGAAATATAAaggaaatttgtatttattatacttttaaataaataaatatactctttaataaataaataaataaaatcatattaagtAACCAACATGTTTGTAATgtgcactaaataaataaatgcataattttttgatAGGCCTACCAAttctaataaaatatgattatcgaattattatttttattattattatttacaattattttaaataaaaaaaagacaaatttatcAGCTTGcctaataaacaatattataagccactttatataaaaatttcaaaaaaaacaattgcaccaCTATTGAAaaccactttaaataaaaatgtcaaataaatgcatttacaatggaacatgaataaaatgtataGATTTATAGGCTTTTATATAAAAGTctaaacaaaatttgtttttccATATTTAGTATTCACCTGTAAATTTCGGTAATACATTTAGATTGTACCTATACATTATAACACAAGAGTTTTATAAAAGATTTCCAGTTGAAAGGTTTATATAGTCTTAATTTACTTTTGctaaaaagcatataaaaatatttctaattaaacttactatagaaaaaaagaatataacaAGCTTTAAATAACTTTCACTAAAAATCGTGAAAAAACAATCTATCTAACCACCACTTTCACAACATGTGCTCACTGAACTGTATGTTTTGCTTATAGTAAAAgtggttttatttatgttttattactattaggctattatttttattattatttccatataattgtattttataccCACAGAAAgtggttttatttatgttttattactattaggctattatttttattattatttccatataATTGTATACTCTAATTGAGACAAGGATAGATGTGACACTTTTTAACTCcagagcaaaacaaacaaacaaacacacagtttgcTACAGGATCTTCTGCTGGAACCGAGGGGTGGAGAAAGGCAGGAGTGGGCTGGCTGTGGAATGCACAACTAACTTTCTCTCGAGGAAAGGCCTTATTTCACCCGTCGCCGTTACCGGGGAGGACTGGAGAAATAATAACGGGTCCGAAGATGAGAGGAGTTCTGGTCATTCTCGCCTGTTTGTTCGCGTCCTTGTCTCCGCTGGACTGTAATCAGCAGGGCTCGATCCCCGAGGGTAAGGCAGTGGTTTCAGCTCATCACAGTCGCCGCTTGAGCAGAAACCAGAAACCTGGCGTGCAGAGATACCGTTCTCCAGACTCAGCGCTGACGTGGAGCCCTTCTTCACACAGATAGCAGTGCAGATCAGCTCAGGTTATGATGATAAATCACAGCAAACCACACTAAAACCATGCAAAAAGTTCTCAAATTTATCAAGTAAataagggaaaagaaaaaaaaaatacgaaatgTGATTGCAACAAAAGGCATTTGTTACATTGTAGCTACGCTCGTTTTCTCAGAGCCAGATATGTTCACTGTAACCTACACTGCGCTGCaagaaaataaagcactgtgCATTGCATATGATAGAAGACGCTTTAGTcttgatttagttttaattagcTTTCTTGCGCCGGGTTGAATACTGTGTACGAGTAGGCCTATGTTAATGATCCAGCTGTGCCTGGAGATCCTGTCTGATCCTCACAGGAGAGCAGCGATGCGGGATTCACGTTAGGAGCTGGAGGTTTCTGTGTGTTCATGCTGTTGTGTGTTTTCAGGAGATCTTCTCGTGCTGACTGTAGCCACGCAGGAGACTGATGGCTTCAGGCGCTTCTTGAGATCCGCAAAACACTTCAATTACACCATCAGGGTGAGGCAGTTTTTCTACAGtcaccggtttttttttttttttttttttttttttaaataagtatattaaagatgccatagaatgcaaaaattacttttataacgTGTTTGAACACAGTCGTGTGTGGCTgcattgtgtgaaaacaaccagcctataatggtaaaaatccacccactcatttttttttttttttttttttttataatcccaataaatcataaacagtctctccaaacGAGCGGTTCCAGATTGAAATTGATATTTTCCAGATAAAGTGTGACGTTAGGGTTTTCTATGGAAGTCATCAGGTTATATTCCAGAtaattttttctccctctttGCTAGCTACAGAAGGCACAAAATCTCATCTGaacacttttgatgaattttgtCATTTGTGAGATTTAGTCAGTTGAAAGAGTTTTGAGGTTAATCTAGTTTTGTTTCTCTGGAAAATAacatcatattatataatattatattatacttctataatatattattatataatatataatactatattatactacATATTATAGTATAAATATGACATCATATTATATTGAATATCTTTTGTGTCTATTTGTTAATGATTTGTGGACACATCAGTGCTTTTTGGATTTGTGCAGATAAAAGCTatagtttttttaagtaaaaagtaaaagtaaaaagggCCCCAGAATTGGCACAGAAGGACCCAAGTGGCATGTTGGTagtagtgttattatttttaaatctaatacttattgtaattaatggggttattattcagtattacattttAGACATCTCTTCGCGTCCATTGAAACTTATAGTCTAACTGTGTGAAATCATTCAATTTGCATTCATAATGTTGCTATTATGACTAAACTTCAATTAAAATATgggcaattaaatatgtaaatattcatatgCCTGCATAAATTTACCTTTCAGATGAATCTTTTTTTTACTGGGATTCTGCTTCATCTGTGATCGGTTATTCAGTTATTCAAATAAAttgtcaaaatacaattttaattggAATAGTAGATTTAGTATTTTAAAGACACTGTTTATTTCCTATAATAACACATCGGTTGATGCATCATCATCCTGTATGCGAAACATGCCAAAAATATAATTCTCATCCTTGCTATAATGCACAAAAACTTAATTATATACTGTTTAAATCTTGAAGCATCAATCATTACTACTGTACctgttcattatttatatattgtgtgtattttttatttttttttttaaacttagcatcattctgtcacttttttttcttaataaaaattacatttttgtgtttttattttttatttttattatttatcagggttaaatatgacatttttgttAGATGTCCCCAATATAACACAGTTCACAGGTTATAATCCAGACTGCTGCCGGACATTCCTCCGCTGTTCTTTAGGTTCTCGGGAAGGGTGAAACATGGAAAGGTGGAGATTACATGTCTCCTCCAGGTGGAGGGCAGAAAGTGCGCCTGCTGAAGTCTGCTCTGGAGGACATACAGGAGGAGAACAAAGTCATTCTTTTTGTGGATAGGTAGTTATGTCCATCATAATTATGCCTGTAATGATTTGTCTGTACTGTTTCCACTATCAGTGTTGATCCTTGACAGAAACAATCATTTATGCTTGGGCTTTCCGCAGCTACGACGTGATCTTTTCTTCTGGTCCGAAAGAGCTGCTGAAGAAGTTTCAGCAGGCCAAGCACAGAGTTGTGTTTTCTGCCGAGACGCTCATCTGGCCGGACCGTCACCTGGAAGACAAGCATCCTCATGTCAGAGAAGGGAAGAGGTTCCTTGGAGCAGGAGGcatgtctttctctcttcttctgttATTAGCATTGaagagctcacacacacacacacacacacacacacacacacacacacatatacatatatatatatatatatatatatatatataaaaatcaacacaaaaaacatacaacaatacTATATTTTGTATATGCAACTtcgttttgtaaataataaattatatatatatattatatatatatatagatatatatatatatatatatatatatatatatatatatatatatattataatatatatatatatattaaacacatttactgTCACTCTGTAAACTCAGGTTCAAAGAAAAAAGAGTTTCCCGTTCATGATTATGACACTGTAGTGGCGTTAATGTGCGTTCAACTTCTAAAATATGTTCTTTCTGACATGACTCGAATGAGAGagtaaaaaaaagagtaaaaaaataaaataaaaattattttaatacaaagaGGCTCTTTTTAGGCCCATCAAGATCCaaatttgttacattattttcatgacaaataaaCTCTCCTTCCATTTTCTTTACTGTAATATTTCGATAAAAATCATTGTCCTGTCCAATATTCTATTAAAAtgtcttcaaaacaaaacaaaacaaacaaacaaaaaaaaaatcattataattagaACTTGTTGTATATACAATTACACCTTATTTTGTCGATTACAGTAGGTGTTATACTTGGGTTTTTGCTTATTTCAAAGCCCTGAATTCAgcaattataaaatgattattttaacagtGGATGAATGTTTAAGTTTTACAGCCAATAGTGCATAGAATAGAATGGAAGCAAACCAATGCATGTAATAATATCTTGTAATTCATCATACAGTAGCTATACAAACACACCACCaactaaattaattacttttaaccTTATAATTCAGTGGCTGAATGTCATTTCCATTTACTAGGAACTGCTTTACTAAGACGTTTGAGACATCTTCCTGTTTAATTTCCTTTCTCATAATCACTCAGAATGTTTTCTCATACTTGCATATAATCAGAGAATACTTTACTGTCTTTAGTGATATCTCTGGCCTCTCTGAAAATCCACTCTCTTCATTCTTTtcatgattaataattaaaagatagGTTTAAATCATCCAATTGCACACCTAAACCAGATAATAATATGtgacacataaacaaaaaaacaaaaaacattgtatgggtcaaaatttcttttatgccaaaaatttcccactttaaatataacaaaacttaataataaattaattacaacaacaaaaaagatatcATCaacaatgaagatattttgtaaatttcctaccgtaaatatatcaaagcttaatttttgattaataatttgcatcgctaagaacttt is part of the Cyprinus carpio isolate SPL01 chromosome A8, ASM1834038v1, whole genome shotgun sequence genome and encodes:
- the LOC109048371 gene encoding uncharacterized protein KIAA2013 homolog isoform X3, with the protein product MFNPPKSSWSKRQIMWLQQRLKGLPGLLSSSWARRVLVGLLLFLIFYWYLSSDGLLRFLGMSRESGGAAGVCLKTDLHRWVSLVDRGEGVVLTPQTKETVPFVVGNGHFLVDVDSNKLWVASSSQPGSAPVHQTDYGPIARLQVPGTSSEARGMMLWYRKGSVLSSRCILTASSHDCIIIREEFVAHRRRPNVYLQRIHISNPTDRPVSIDLATESPSFRSAVEKMEEKEFVLFSGRVLTEKKDTVLVVVATKKLSSKIQVPAKSEYSENLVSVIHTSEPTEGGKLDETLGKLREGVKREMVDVLRANVEELMQEHQQAWVDLFISGVEIRKITDTHTPSSRTVNNTLYYILSTSTAPLLDQSLTAEEHERLESSLNYADHCFSGHATMHAENLWPERLTNVAQILQLVNLWNLTFQKRGCKVLVAAGTHGMMQGMVLSFGGLQFTENHLQFQADPDVLHNSYSLRGIHYNKDLINLAVLQDTEGKPFLHVSVKPQEKPVKLYACEAGCMNEPVELTSELRGHTFPVMVTQPITPLLYISTDLTHLQDLRHTMHVKAILAHEDHMAKQYPGLPFLFWFSVASLITLFHLFLFKLIYNEYCGPGAKPLFRSKDDVTV
- the LOC109048371 gene encoding uncharacterized protein KIAA2013 homolog isoform X2; the encoded protein is MFNPPKSSWSKRQIMWLQQRLKGLPGLLSSSWARRVLVGLLLFLIFYWYLSSDGLLRFLGMSRESGGAAGVCLKTDLHRWVSLVDRGEGVVLTPQTKETVPFVVGNGHFLVDVDSNKLWVASSSQPGSAPVHQTDYGPIARLQVPGTSSEARGMMLWYRKGSVLSSRCILTASSHDCIIIREEFVAHRRRPNVYLQRIHISNPTDRPVSIDLATESPSFRSAVEKMEEKEFVLFSGRVLTEKKDTVLVVVATKKLSSKIQVPAKSEYSENLVSVIHTSEPTEGGKLDETLGKLREGVKREMVDVLRANVEELMQEHQQAWVDLFISGVEIRKITDTHTPSSRTVNNTLYYILSTSTAPLLDQSLTAEEHERLESSLNYADHCFSGHATMHAENLWPERLTNVAQILQLVNLWNLTFQKRGCKVLVAAGTHGMMQGMVLSFGGLQFTENHLQFQADPDVLHNSYSLRGIHYNKDLINLAVLQDTEGKPFLHVSVKPQEKPVKLYACEAGCMNEPVELTSELRGHTFPVMVTQPITPLLYISTDLTHLQDLRHTMHVKAILAHEDHMAKQYPGLPFLFWFSVASLITLFHLFLFKLIYNEYCGPGAKPLFRSKLGLILRANKETDPLDGVNSTG
- the LOC109048371 gene encoding uncharacterized protein KIAA2013 homolog isoform X1, which produces MFNPPKSSWSKRQIMWLQQRLKGLPGLLSSSWARRVLVGLLLFLIFYWYLSSDGLLRFLGMSRESGGAAGVCLKTDLHRWVSLVDRGEGVVLTPQTKETVPFVVGNGHFLVDVDSNKLWVASSSQPGSAPVHQTDYGPIARLQVPGTSSEARGMMLWYRKGSVLSSRCILTASSHDCIIIREEFVAHRRRPNVYLQRIHISNPTDRPVSIDLATESPSFRSAVEKMEEKEFVLFSGRVLTEKKDTVLVVVATKKLSSKIQVPAKSEYSENLVSVIHTSEPTEGGKLDETLGKLREGVKREMVDVLRANVEELMQEHQQAWVDLFISGVEIRKITDTHTPSSRTVNNTLYYILSTSTAPLLDQSLTAEEHERLESSLNYADHCFSGHATMHAENLWPERLTNVAQILQLVNLWNLTFQKRGCKVLVAAGTHGMMQGMVLSFGGLQFTENHLQFQADPDVLHNSYSLRGIHYNKDLINLAVLQDTEGKPFLHVSVKPQEKPVKLYACEAGCMNEPVELTSELRGHTFPVMVTQPITPLLYISTDLTHLQDLRHTMHVKAILAHEDHMAKQYPGLPFLFWFSVASLITLFHLFLFKLIYNEYCGPGAKPLFRSKLGLILRANKETDPLDGVNSTGEKYE